One window of bacterium genomic DNA carries:
- a CDS encoding prenyltransferase/squalene oxidase repeat-containing protein: MKIKKLALAIFLTTLLEGKVAFAGQGELAIQKGVEWLVLNQNPNGSWGTETEYPNLCLRDTSLVADTLCYLGTTNIAYSKAIQWIERETTTSSRAIARKIKPLADAGSDTTALIGTLTLSQNEDGGFGVGLGYESDVLDTILALQALKSANYSDATIIESALWYLISNQNEDGEFGFDESNVYLTSLAILTLNQYRRDYYLEEPINKASDWLVTQTPETLWEKALMYQAIMRKDLLDYILQNQRENGSFEDDPYTTALCLRAIKDAAPDLIVSEILFDPQVPLEGETTTITAIIENIGGSK; the protein is encoded by the coding sequence ATGAAGATAAAGAAATTAGCTTTGGCTATATTTTTAACGACTCTGCTTGAAGGAAAGGTTGCCTTTGCAGGTCAAGGAGAATTGGCTATTCAAAAAGGGGTTGAATGGTTGGTTTTAAACCAAAACCCAAATGGCTCCTGGGGAACAGAGACAGAATATCCCAATCTTTGTTTGAGGGATACATCTTTGGTAGCAGATACTTTATGTTACCTTGGCACTACAAATATTGCATATTCTAAAGCCATTCAATGGATTGAAAGAGAGACAACTACAAGCTCTCGTGCTATTGCAAGAAAGATAAAACCATTAGCTGATGCTGGCTCTGATACAACAGCCCTTATTGGCACACTTACCTTGTCCCAAAATGAAGATGGTGGATTTGGGGTAGGTTTGGGATATGAAAGTGATGTATTGGATACCATTCTTGCCCTACAAGCCCTCAAATCTGCCAACTACTCTGACGCCACGATTATTGAATCTGCCCTCTGGTATCTTATATCAAATCAGAACGAAGATGGAGAATTTGGGTTTGATGAAAGCAATGTATATCTCACCTCCCTTGCCATTCTTACCTTAAACCAATACAGGAGAGACTATTACCTTGAAGAACCAATCAATAAGGCATCAGATTGGCTTGTAACCCAAACCCCAGAAACCCTATGGGAAAAGGCCCTTATGTACCAAGCAATAATGAGAAAGGATTTGCTGGATTATATCCTTCAAAACCAAAGAGAGAATGGAAGCTTTGAAGATGACCCCTATACCACTGCCTTATGCTTAAGGGCAATCAAGGATGCAGCCCCTGACCTTATTGTTTCAGAAATCCTCTTTGACCCCCAGGTTCCCTTAGAGGGAGAAACCACAACCATTACTGCCATCATTGAAAACATTGGAGGAAGCAAGG